A genomic segment from Nodularia sphaerocarpa UHCC 0038 encodes:
- a CDS encoding MBL fold metallo-hydrolase → MRDNLSPSSGVNAEEAASELNCWTYSVQHDDEGVCLLVGMGPHRILLDCGLRDTSSLMTSLAKSAMPADLVLVSHAHPDHARGLLDLHHAFPLLPIYGSEVTSKLLPLNWLDQDPQTIPQLCHALPLRSPIEIQEGLVVELFPAGHLPGAVAILLTYTTEERAYKLLYTGDFFLSNSRLVEGLRLEELRGLELNVLIIEGTYGTSRHPHRRNQENQLAERINRAIADRCSVLLPTPALGLGQELLMLLRSHHHFTGRDLDIWVDGAVATGCDAYLELLPHLPPSVQNFARHQPLFWDERVRPRVRRLPPEHRATVGKSPCIVLTDSTADLNQYCQKETGPWVILLPEKIDIKLNNKYSATTSDESYLLAQHSDGPGTTQLIHNLRPQHVVFVHGSPAYLADLTSLEELQNRYHVHSPGAGTLVELPISETFLQPAPPETNYEGELTELGTVITVTLPDAITDDPRWRQFADTGLVEARWQGEELVLRGLSPRELLHPNGRYTWSDIDCCGTCRHQRGQRCWNPGSPLYNFKVTLEGYCPAFERLSNSETPT, encoded by the coding sequence ATGAGGGATAATCTGTCGCCATCCTCTGGCGTTAATGCTGAGGAGGCGGCTAGTGAATTAAACTGTTGGACTTATAGTGTCCAGCATGATGATGAGGGTGTGTGTTTATTAGTAGGGATGGGACCACACCGCATTCTCCTAGATTGTGGGTTGAGGGATACTTCATCATTAATGACCTCGTTGGCTAAGTCCGCAATGCCGGCAGATTTGGTTTTGGTCAGTCACGCTCACCCAGATCACGCGAGAGGATTGCTAGACCTACATCACGCTTTTCCTCTGTTACCTATCTATGGTAGCGAGGTAACGAGTAAGTTACTACCTCTGAATTGGCTAGATCAAGACCCCCAGACAATTCCTCAGCTTTGTCATGCTTTGCCGTTGCGATCGCCTATAGAAATCCAAGAAGGTCTGGTAGTGGAATTATTTCCCGCCGGACACTTGCCAGGGGCGGTAGCAATTTTACTCACCTATACCACAGAAGAGCGTGCTTATAAGCTGCTGTATACAGGGGATTTTTTCTTATCTAACTCGCGCCTGGTAGAAGGTTTGCGTTTAGAAGAGTTGCGAGGATTAGAGTTAAATGTACTGATTATTGAAGGTACTTATGGCACATCTCGCCATCCTCATCGCCGTAACCAAGAAAATCAACTAGCGGAACGCATTAATCGAGCGATCGCAGACCGTTGTTCTGTGCTACTCCCCACACCCGCTTTAGGTTTGGGTCAAGAATTGTTGATGTTGTTACGTTCTCATCACCACTTCACCGGACGAGATTTAGATATCTGGGTTGATGGTGCTGTCGCTACTGGTTGCGATGCTTACCTAGAACTACTGCCCCACCTACCGCCATCAGTGCAGAACTTCGCCCGCCATCAACCCTTGTTTTGGGATGAGCGAGTGCGTCCACGAGTTCGTCGTTTGCCGCCGGAACATCGTGCCACTGTGGGCAAGTCTCCCTGTATTGTACTTACAGACTCCACAGCTGATTTAAACCAATACTGCCAAAAGGAAACAGGCCCTTGGGTAATCCTGTTACCAGAAAAAATTGATATAAAACTTAATAACAAATATTCAGCAACCACTAGCGACGAAAGTTATCTGCTCGCCCAGCATAGTGACGGCCCTGGTACTACTCAGCTAATTCATAATTTGCGTCCCCAGCACGTCGTTTTTGTTCACGGTTCCCCGGCATACTTAGCAGATTTAACTAGCTTAGAAGAACTACAGAACCGTTATCACGTGCATTCTCCAGGTGCTGGAACTTTGGTAGAACTGCCAATTAGCGAGACATTTTTACAACCAGCACCCCCAGAAACCAATTATGAAGGGGAACTCACAGAGTTGGGAACAGTGATCACAGTCACCTTACCCGATGCTATTACAGATGATCCCCGTTGGCGACAATTTGCCGATACTGGTTTAGTTGAAGCTCGTTGGCAGGGTGAAGAACTCGTATTGAGGGGATTGTCTCCCAGAGAATTGCTGCATCCAAATGGCCGCTATACCTGGTCTGATATAGATTGTTGTGGTACTTGCCGACACCAAAGAGGGCAACGGTGCTGGAATCCCGGCTCCCCATTATATAATTTCAAAGTCACTCTTGAGGGTTACTGTCCTGCTTTTGAACGCTTATCTAATTCTGAAACCCCAACTTAA
- a CDS encoding acetamidase/formamidase family protein: MTHHILKATRETVHLGGFSDLLKPVLTIDSGDTIDVETYTGYYVYDKAPPEFLTPEFLDICQNLASERKVAGGPHLLTGPIYVRNAEPGDVLEVELQAIAPSLAIGFNAIRTGWGALPQQFTQPALRFIPLDLTKNIAEFPVHSAIKIPLKPFFGILGVATPENSRTSIPPGSYGGNIDNRELQAGSRIFLPVFVPGGLFSLGDGHSAQGDGEVNVTAIETSMNGRIKLTLRKDLQLTTPIAETPTDIITMGFAPTLDTALELALKNMIALLERCTNLSAEDAYVLCSLAVNFHITQVVNSPQKGVHGMLPKSIFSDHISL; encoded by the coding sequence ATGACGCATCACATTTTAAAAGCCACTAGAGAAACTGTACATCTTGGGGGTTTCTCTGATCTACTTAAACCAGTACTCACCATTGATTCTGGCGATACCATAGACGTGGAAACTTACACTGGTTATTACGTTTACGACAAAGCACCACCAGAGTTTCTCACACCGGAATTTCTAGACATCTGCCAAAATCTCGCCTCTGAACGTAAAGTTGCGGGAGGGCCGCATTTACTCACGGGGCCAATTTATGTGCGAAATGCAGAACCAGGTGACGTTTTAGAGGTAGAATTGCAAGCGATCGCACCGAGTTTAGCAATTGGCTTTAATGCCATTCGTACAGGCTGGGGAGCATTACCACAGCAGTTCACTCAACCTGCTCTGAGATTTATTCCCCTAGATTTAACTAAAAATATCGCCGAGTTTCCCGTTCATAGCGCCATCAAAATTCCCCTCAAACCCTTTTTTGGTATCCTGGGTGTCGCTACCCCAGAAAATTCCCGAACTTCAATTCCACCTGGTAGTTATGGTGGTAACATTGACAACCGTGAACTCCAAGCAGGTTCGCGGATATTTTTGCCTGTGTTTGTTCCCGGTGGATTATTTTCTCTTGGTGATGGACATTCAGCCCAGGGAGATGGGGAAGTTAATGTCACCGCCATTGAAACTTCCATGAATGGTAGAATCAAGCTCACCCTTCGCAAGGATTTACAACTGACAACACCAATAGCTGAAACCCCCACTGATATTATTACAATGGGTTTTGCTCCAACTTTAGATACAGCCTTAGAACTGGCTTTAAAAAACATGATTGCTCTGCTGGAACGTTGCACCAATTTGTCGGCGGAAGATGCTTATGTCTTGTGTAGTTTAGCTGTAAATTTTCACATTACTCAAGTTGTTAATAGTCCCCAAAAAGGTGTTCACGGGATGCTACCCAAGTCTATATTCTCCGATCACATAAGTTTGTAA
- a CDS encoding TSUP family transporter — MSNIVIQMLIIGLVAGVAGGMFGIGGGAIMVPAMVLLAGLDQKFATGTSIAAQILPIGILGAVVYYRNGNINIKYAAIIAVGLIVGNLFGALFANQPFISSEIIKKLYGIFLLLLGLRYLI; from the coding sequence ATGTCTAATATAGTTATTCAAATGTTGATCATTGGTTTGGTTGCTGGCGTTGCTGGTGGTATGTTTGGCATCGGAGGTGGTGCAATTATGGTTCCAGCAATGGTATTGTTAGCTGGTTTGGATCAGAAGTTTGCCACTGGTACTTCTATTGCTGCTCAAATTTTGCCCATTGGTATTTTAGGGGCAGTCGTATACTATCGTAACGGCAACATAAATATTAAATATGCTGCAATTATCGCTGTTGGTCTAATAGTTGGTAATTTGTTTGGAGCGTTATTTGCTAATCAACCATTTATTAGCAGTGAAATTATCAAGAAGTTGTATGGCATCTTTTTGTTGCTCCTGGGACTACGATATTTAATCTGA
- a CDS encoding HhoA/HhoB/HtrA family serine endopeptidase — translation MNKQVHDGDSSLNNIPGNQAHTKYQNQAPWKKTAASLSLVLLGSGMTLAGGYLAGNSQQLSERTSNLAVSRVNAAPPLPTATGANFVTQVVQKVGPAVVRIEASRTVTNRVPAEFNDPFFRQFFGSQLPEQQSRVQRGTGSGFIISKDGSILTNAHVVAGADTVRVILKDGRSFEGKVMGRDELTDVAVVKIDSNNLPTVEVGNSDELQAGEWAIAIGNPLGLDNTVTTGIISATGRSSNQIGAPDKRVEFIQTDAAINPGNSGGPLLNSRGQVIGMNTAIIQRAQGLGFAIPINTAQRISNQLIATGKAQHSYLGIQMVEITPQIKERLNSDPNSGVNVNEDKGVLIVRVIPNSPASQAGLRAGDVIQQLNGQSVFEASSIQKAVENSQVGGDVRLGLRRNGQNINLAVRTGALPTQPVQ, via the coding sequence ATGAACAAGCAAGTACATGATGGAGATTCCTCATTAAATAACATTCCAGGTAATCAGGCTCATACAAAGTACCAAAATCAAGCCCCCTGGAAAAAAACAGCCGCCTCTTTATCACTAGTGCTGCTGGGATCAGGTATGACACTTGCCGGTGGTTATTTAGCTGGAAACTCTCAGCAGCTATCCGAGAGGACATCAAACCTAGCGGTGAGTCGAGTCAATGCTGCGCCTCCATTACCAACTGCTACAGGTGCTAACTTCGTCACCCAGGTAGTGCAGAAGGTGGGGCCAGCTGTTGTGCGAATTGAAGCTTCCCGAACTGTCACCAATCGCGTACCTGCTGAATTTAATGATCCATTTTTCCGCCAATTTTTTGGCTCTCAGCTACCAGAACAACAAAGTCGAGTACAACGAGGTACTGGTTCCGGTTTTATTATCAGTAAGGATGGTAGTATTCTCACCAATGCTCACGTAGTCGCTGGTGCGGATACAGTGAGAGTCATACTCAAAGATGGGCGTAGCTTTGAAGGTAAGGTGATGGGGAGGGATGAATTAACCGATGTCGCCGTTGTGAAAATTGATTCCAACAATCTACCGACGGTAGAAGTGGGGAACTCAGACGAACTACAAGCGGGAGAATGGGCGATCGCCATTGGTAATCCTTTGGGATTAGATAATACAGTCACTACAGGAATCATCAGCGCCACCGGTCGCAGTAGTAATCAAATCGGCGCACCTGATAAGCGAGTTGAATTTATTCAAACTGATGCAGCAATTAATCCTGGTAACTCCGGCGGTCCCTTGTTAAATTCTCGTGGTCAGGTAATTGGAATGAATACAGCCATTATCCAAAGAGCGCAAGGACTGGGTTTCGCCATTCCCATCAACACAGCTCAACGGATTTCTAACCAACTAATTGCTACAGGTAAAGCCCAGCATTCCTATCTAGGCATTCAGATGGTAGAAATAACGCCTCAAATCAAGGAACGTCTCAACTCAGACCCCAATAGCGGTGTCAACGTCAATGAAGATAAAGGTGTCTTAATTGTACGCGTTATCCCCAACTCACCCGCATCTCAAGCCGGCTTACGTGCTGGGGATGTCATCCAACAGCTTAACGGTCAATCCGTCTTTGAAGCCAGCAGTATCCAAAAAGCAGTAGAAAATTCTCAAGTCGGGGGAGATGTGCGCTTAGGGTTGCGACGCAATGGCCAAAATATTAACTTAGCTGTGCGTACTGGTGCTTTACCCACTCAACCAGTGCAATAA
- the trpC gene encoding indole-3-glycerol phosphate synthase TrpC, which yields MIYPLTTVDTRLQPILREIVWHKKQEVAQMHQQMSLASLQRQLTAAPTVRDFLTALQQNPDKPGLIAEVQKASPLYGNIRADFDPIAIAKAYERGGATCISVFTETAFFHGSFESLRAIRQRVALPLLCKEFIIDPCQIYLARAAGADAVLLIAAILTDRELQDFLRVIHYLGMNALVEVHNLSELDRVLKLDDIRLVGINNQNLEDFTIDLSITPQLLAARRSQLQNLGVIVVSESGLYTRADLSLMAEAGTQAVIVGESLIKQEDIEQAVRCLIKGD from the coding sequence ATGATCTACCCATTGACTACTGTTGATACCCGTTTGCAACCAATTCTTAGAGAGATTGTTTGGCATAAAAAGCAAGAAGTAGCACAAATGCACCAACAGATGTCGTTGGCTTCTTTGCAACGCCAGTTAACTGCTGCGCCAACTGTGCGAGATTTCTTGACTGCTTTGCAACAAAATCCTGATAAACCTGGACTAATTGCAGAAGTTCAGAAAGCATCGCCACTTTATGGTAATATTCGCGCAGACTTTGACCCGATAGCGATCGCCAAAGCTTATGAGCGAGGTGGCGCAACTTGTATATCAGTTTTCACGGAAACAGCATTTTTTCATGGAAGTTTTGAAAGTCTCCGAGCCATCCGCCAGAGAGTAGCATTGCCCTTGTTATGCAAAGAGTTTATTATTGATCCGTGCCAAATTTATTTAGCACGAGCGGCAGGAGCAGATGCGGTACTATTAATCGCAGCCATTCTTACAGATCGGGAACTGCAAGACTTTCTCAGAGTAATTCACTATTTAGGGATGAATGCTTTGGTGGAAGTTCATAACTTGAGTGAACTAGACCGGGTACTCAAGCTTGATGACATCCGCTTAGTTGGGATTAATAATCAGAATTTAGAAGATTTTACCATTGATTTGAGCATTACGCCACAATTGCTGGCAGCAAGGCGATCGCAGTTACAAAACTTAGGTGTGATAGTTGTCAGTGAGTCTGGATTATATACAAGAGCTGACTTATCTCTGATGGCTGAGGCTGGTACACAGGCAGTTATAGTGGGAGAATCTTTAATTAAACAAGAAGACATAGAGCAGGCTGTGCGTTGTCTCATCAAAGGTGATTAG
- a CDS encoding HetP family heterocyst commitment protein, with amino-acid sequence MHQLNNSCNTQTAKKINTEQIEQIIKAIIAGKYSWACVLILRFSGYNPIDYIPYRTYIRLLKNNCLVDNSKSKDMEKKEVFDMNSNWIRL; translated from the coding sequence ATGCATCAACTAAATAATAGTTGTAATACACAAACAGCTAAAAAAATTAACACAGAACAAATCGAACAAATTATCAAAGCGATTATTGCCGGCAAGTATTCATGGGCTTGTGTATTAATTCTCCGGTTTTCTGGCTACAACCCTATAGACTACATACCTTACCGCACCTACATTCGACTGCTAAAAAATAATTGCCTAGTTGACAACTCGAAGTCAAAAGATATGGAAAAGAAAGAAGTTTTTGACATGAACTCAAACTGGATTCGACTCTGA